A genomic stretch from Antarcticibacterium flavum includes:
- a CDS encoding DUF3536 domain-containing protein, whose product MKEKYVCIHGHFYQPPRENPWLNKVEIQDSAYPYHDWNHRINAECYVRNTSSRIWDDEGKIKAIMNNYGWMSFNIGPTLLAWMENEAPGTYNAILEADKESQERFSGHGSAIAQAFNHLIMPLANERDQETQIIWGIEDFKSRFNRDPEGMWLGETAVNTSTLELMAKHGIKFTILSPYQAKQVRKLGEKEWHDATNAKVDTKKAYIYKLPSGKSISLFFYDGPASQGVAFEGLLNDGERFASRLQGQFTDEEKVQLVHIATDGESYGHHHHLGEMALSYCLHHLEEQEDSTLTIYGEFLEKFPPEYEAQIVENTSWSCYHGVERWRSDCGCNTGGNEGWDQQWREPLRKTFDWVRDHLIGLYEKEMAAYTSSPWEVRNNYIKVILDRDRHNVEEFLEANFKKELDEEERVKLLKLLEMQYHSMLMYTSCGWFFDEVTGIESMQDIFYAKRAIQLAEEISGKSYEEDFVRLLEEIPSNIPEYGTALTAYRKFVEPMALDMIRIGAHYAVSSLFEEFPEEVSLYNFSASVKTRHYYEAGKQKLVIGRTEFRSDITWETVDISYAVLHMGDHHLFGGVRKYLGAEALEEMHSSVASFFHKGNVYEIFNMMDQYFGNHNYSFWHLFRDEQRSIMKLIMENTLKSVETSMQQIYDNSYPLLQTFKEINMAVPNRLKMPVDMAVNNKIIHELENEHFKLHRLKHLLESASHINVTLDDVTLGYLTDNKLNSLMKQLREDPDNIELLKLINDFLQLIKESPLEPNEWEAQNIAFEIKDEQFDHYSNEEKAGNEKAGEWIQAFIELEKKLNLVP is encoded by the coding sequence ATGAAAGAGAAATATGTTTGCATCCATGGCCATTTTTACCAGCCACCACGTGAAAACCCCTGGTTAAACAAGGTAGAGATCCAGGATTCGGCCTACCCATATCATGACTGGAACCATAGGATCAATGCAGAGTGCTATGTAAGGAATACCTCCTCCAGGATTTGGGATGATGAGGGAAAGATCAAAGCCATAATGAATAATTATGGCTGGATGAGCTTTAATATAGGTCCCACGCTTTTGGCCTGGATGGAAAATGAGGCCCCGGGAACCTATAATGCCATTTTGGAGGCCGACAAGGAGAGCCAGGAAAGATTTTCAGGCCACGGGTCTGCAATTGCACAGGCATTTAATCATTTGATCATGCCGCTTGCAAACGAAAGGGACCAGGAAACCCAAATCATTTGGGGAATAGAAGATTTTAAGTCTCGTTTTAATCGGGATCCCGAAGGCATGTGGCTGGGAGAAACAGCAGTAAACACCAGCACCCTGGAATTGATGGCAAAGCATGGGATCAAATTCACTATCCTGTCACCTTATCAGGCAAAGCAGGTGAGGAAACTGGGAGAAAAGGAATGGCATGATGCTACCAATGCTAAAGTAGACACCAAAAAAGCCTATATCTACAAACTTCCTTCAGGAAAAAGCATAAGTCTCTTCTTTTATGATGGCCCGGCTTCGCAAGGAGTTGCATTTGAAGGACTTCTTAATGACGGGGAACGCTTTGCCTCAAGACTACAGGGACAATTTACAGATGAGGAAAAAGTGCAGTTAGTGCATATTGCAACAGATGGGGAAAGCTATGGCCATCACCATCACCTGGGAGAAATGGCTTTATCTTATTGTCTACATCACCTTGAGGAACAGGAGGATTCCACATTGACCATTTATGGGGAATTCCTGGAGAAATTTCCCCCGGAATATGAAGCCCAGATCGTGGAAAACACTTCATGGAGCTGCTACCATGGTGTAGAGAGATGGCGGTCAGACTGCGGGTGCAACACCGGGGGGAATGAAGGATGGGACCAGCAATGGCGGGAACCACTTCGAAAGACCTTTGACTGGGTACGGGACCATCTCATTGGCCTTTATGAGAAAGAGATGGCAGCCTACACTTCCAGCCCCTGGGAAGTAAGGAATAATTATATTAAAGTGATCCTTGACCGGGACCGGCACAACGTAGAAGAGTTTCTGGAAGCAAATTTCAAAAAGGAACTGGATGAGGAAGAAAGGGTAAAGCTGTTGAAGCTCCTGGAGATGCAATATCATAGTATGCTTATGTATACCAGTTGTGGTTGGTTCTTTGATGAGGTCACCGGGATTGAGTCCATGCAGGATATTTTTTATGCTAAACGGGCTATCCAGCTTGCTGAGGAAATTAGCGGTAAGAGCTACGAGGAGGATTTTGTGAGACTACTTGAGGAGATCCCGAGTAACATTCCCGAATATGGAACTGCACTTACGGCGTACAGAAAGTTCGTTGAACCCATGGCCCTGGATATGATTCGAATTGGAGCTCACTACGCGGTCTCATCCCTCTTTGAGGAATTCCCTGAAGAGGTGAGCCTTTATAACTTTAGCGCGAGTGTCAAAACAAGACATTATTATGAAGCAGGGAAACAAAAGCTGGTGATAGGGCGTACAGAATTTCGTTCAGATATCACCTGGGAAACGGTAGATATCTCATATGCCGTATTGCATATGGGGGATCACCACTTATTTGGAGGAGTGCGAAAATATCTTGGAGCAGAAGCTTTGGAAGAAATGCATTCCAGTGTTGCCAGTTTCTTTCATAAAGGGAATGTATATGAGATCTTTAATATGATGGACCAGTACTTTGGTAACCATAATTATTCCTTCTGGCATTTATTCAGGGATGAGCAGCGAAGTATTATGAAGCTTATCATGGAAAATACCCTCAAGAGTGTTGAGACCAGTATGCAGCAAATTTATGATAACTCCTATCCCTTACTTCAAACTTTTAAGGAGATCAACATGGCAGTTCCCAACAGGTTAAAAATGCCTGTAGATATGGCTGTGAACAACAAGATCATTCATGAACTGGAGAATGAACATTTTAAACTTCATCGCTTAAAGCATTTGCTGGAATCTGCTTCACATATCAATGTGACTTTGGATGATGTTACCCTGGGTTATCTTACAGATAATAAGCTTAATTCCTTAATGAAGCAACTAAGGGAAGACCCAGATAATATTGAATTGCTTAAGCTCATTAATGATTTCTTACAACTTATTAAGGAAAGTCCTCTTGAACCTAACGAATGGGAGGCACAAAACATTGCATTTGAGATAAAGGATGAGCAGTTTGATCATTATTCAAACGAGGAGAAGGCCGGGAATGAAAAAGCAGGGGAGTGGATACAGGCATTCATTGAGCTGGAAAAGAAATTAAACCTCGTACCATAA
- the treY gene encoding malto-oligosyltrehalose synthase: MKKPDTTYRLQLSPGFTIEDLKPRLEYLHKLGISTIYSAPFFQAREGSTHGYDVIDPFTINLEIGTLEQFREIGQTLQKRNMTWLQDIVPNHMAYDGGNVWLKDIFELGPESKYYNFFDINWDYQGKDKVMAPFLGKSLQEVLEAGELKLQFDAEGFSLAYYDNVYPISKRSYSFMLAEANPESSQNFDKVFKEHKDWEDIKIALYRELERNPKLKEDAEAGVKKINSSKQKMEQLVNLQYYLPAHWKETEKEINYRRFFTINDLICLSMEKEEVFNAYHLYIKELCDAGLIQGLRIDHVDGLYDPRQYLQALRNLVGKDFYLIVEKILEAGEELPRDWPVEGTSGYDFLATVNHLFTNTRNDRFFSKAYEEISPKFADYEALVYEKKLFILKERMGGELNNLWDLLEYKELLPSNNSYNKQEWKEILSIFLAGFPVYRIYPGKYPLTKPEAEIIQTAYGNAVEHSPQHKEGLDYIRDLFLGKVNRNKESMLYFLQRCQQFTGPLAAKGVEDTSFYIYNRLVSHNEVGDSPENFGITIDQFHQAMIARRSQFPYTINATATHDTKRGEDTRMRLNVISEIPREWFEKVNEWKELNAGIRKNKKGPGANEEYFIYQTLLAGLPYRQEDDFLTRTCEYLQKVLREAKVHSNWAEPNEDYENDVFKFIEEVLHNDTFRKSFDPFQKKIAGLGAVKSLGQLLIKITSPGIPDIYQGTELWDLSFVDPDNRRPVDYDLRQEFLVKFENLQVSKDSLKELTTNFKTGEVKMYTMLKTLQHRRENEELFTLGEYIPLEVTGENSGNFVAFSRRFKNDYSLVVVPALVNELFDPSNLAVDIERIKDLKVVLSKGYPGTWKNIFTNEFSDNQGSLELTSHLEQFPVVLFKSAKDK; encoded by the coding sequence ATGAAAAAGCCAGATACTACTTACAGGCTTCAACTCTCTCCCGGTTTTACCATTGAAGACCTTAAACCGCGTTTGGAGTACCTTCATAAACTGGGAATTTCAACCATTTATTCAGCTCCATTTTTCCAGGCCAGGGAAGGAAGTACTCATGGCTATGACGTAATAGATCCCTTTACTATTAACCTGGAAATCGGGACACTGGAGCAGTTTAGGGAAATAGGACAAACACTGCAGAAGAGAAATATGACGTGGCTGCAGGATATAGTTCCAAATCATATGGCTTATGATGGGGGAAATGTTTGGTTAAAAGATATTTTTGAACTAGGCCCGGAGTCTAAATATTATAATTTTTTCGATATCAACTGGGATTACCAGGGCAAGGATAAGGTCATGGCACCTTTCCTTGGAAAATCACTGCAGGAGGTCCTGGAAGCAGGGGAACTTAAGCTTCAGTTTGATGCTGAAGGATTTTCCCTGGCTTATTATGATAATGTCTATCCTATAAGCAAAAGGTCTTATAGTTTCATGTTAGCTGAAGCCAATCCTGAAAGCTCCCAAAATTTTGATAAGGTCTTTAAAGAGCACAAGGATTGGGAGGATATAAAGATCGCTCTGTATAGAGAACTGGAACGTAACCCTAAACTTAAGGAAGATGCTGAAGCAGGAGTGAAAAAAATAAATTCCTCAAAGCAGAAAATGGAGCAGCTCGTAAACCTGCAATATTACCTGCCCGCCCACTGGAAGGAAACAGAGAAGGAGATAAATTACCGCAGGTTCTTTACCATCAATGACCTAATTTGTCTTAGCATGGAAAAAGAGGAGGTATTCAATGCATATCATCTTTATATTAAAGAATTGTGCGATGCAGGCCTTATACAAGGGTTAAGAATTGATCATGTAGACGGGCTGTACGATCCAAGGCAATATTTGCAGGCACTAAGAAACCTGGTGGGGAAAGACTTTTACCTTATCGTGGAAAAAATTCTTGAAGCGGGAGAAGAACTGCCACGGGATTGGCCTGTTGAAGGCACCAGTGGATACGATTTTCTTGCCACTGTCAATCATTTGTTTACCAACACCAGGAATGACAGGTTCTTTTCCAAAGCCTATGAGGAGATCTCGCCAAAGTTTGCCGATTATGAGGCGCTGGTTTACGAAAAGAAATTATTCATTCTTAAGGAGCGAATGGGAGGTGAACTTAATAATCTTTGGGATTTACTGGAATATAAGGAACTTCTTCCTTCCAATAACTCGTATAACAAACAGGAGTGGAAGGAGATTCTGAGTATTTTTCTTGCAGGATTTCCGGTTTACAGGATCTACCCTGGAAAATATCCTTTAACAAAGCCTGAGGCAGAGATCATTCAAACAGCTTACGGTAATGCCGTAGAGCATTCGCCGCAGCATAAAGAGGGACTTGATTATATAAGAGATCTATTTCTTGGTAAGGTTAATAGAAATAAGGAGAGTATGCTTTATTTCCTGCAAAGATGCCAGCAATTTACCGGTCCATTGGCTGCAAAAGGGGTGGAGGATACTTCCTTCTATATTTATAACAGGCTTGTCTCCCACAATGAAGTTGGAGATTCTCCAGAGAACTTTGGTATAACAATAGATCAATTCCACCAGGCTATGATAGCCCGTAGATCACAATTTCCCTATACTATAAATGCTACTGCCACTCACGATACCAAAAGGGGAGAAGATACCAGGATGAGGTTGAATGTTATAAGTGAGATACCGCGGGAATGGTTTGAAAAAGTAAATGAATGGAAAGAACTCAATGCCGGGATCAGGAAAAATAAAAAAGGTCCCGGGGCGAACGAGGAATACTTTATATATCAAACTTTACTTGCAGGTTTGCCTTACAGGCAGGAAGATGATTTTCTCACCCGCACCTGTGAATACCTGCAAAAAGTTTTAAGAGAGGCAAAGGTTCACTCCAATTGGGCCGAACCTAATGAAGATTATGAGAATGATGTTTTTAAATTTATTGAGGAGGTCCTTCATAATGATACCTTTAGAAAGTCTTTTGATCCATTTCAGAAAAAAATCGCCGGTTTGGGAGCAGTAAAATCCCTGGGGCAATTGTTGATCAAAATTACATCCCCGGGCATCCCCGATATCTACCAGGGGACAGAACTTTGGGACCTAAGCTTTGTAGATCCAGATAACAGGCGGCCTGTGGATTATGACTTAAGGCAGGAGTTCCTGGTAAAATTTGAAAATTTGCAGGTTAGTAAGGATAGTTTAAAAGAGCTCACCACTAATTTTAAAACCGGAGAGGTGAAAATGTATACTATGCTCAAAACACTGCAGCATCGCAGGGAAAATGAGGAACTATTCACACTTGGAGAATATATCCCACTCGAAGTAACGGGAGAGAATTCAGGGAATTTTGTCGCTTTCTCCAGGAGGTTTAAAAATGATTATTCTTTAGTAGTTGTACCGGCGCTGGTAAATGAACTTTTTGACCCTTCCAATTTAGCAGTGGACATTGAAAGAATAAAAGACTTAAAGGTTGTTCTTTCCAAAGGGTATCCAGGTACCTGGAAAAATATATTTACAAATGAATTTTCAGACAATCAAGGATCTCTTGAACTTACATCACATTTGGAGCAATTCCCGGTTGTATTATTTAAAAGTGCGAAAGACAAATAA
- the malQ gene encoding 4-alpha-glucanotransferase, translating to MELERSSGILLHITSLPSAFGIGDLGPEAYKFIDFLAASGNTYWQLLPLNPTYKKYNHSPYSSDSAFAGNPLLISPEDLEDEGYLNLKDFTASGLSASGKTDFEKARKFKEELLDAAFSAFKTKRKPGAYSSFARTHSYWLEDYALFRAISKDHTSAWSTWPVSLRDRKPAAIKKAKEELKEEIEKIKFIQFIFFSQWKKLITYAHKNGIKLIGDIPFYVTHDSADIWAHQSYFKLDSEKEPKFLSGVPPDYFSKTGQLWGTPVYDWEILKTKGYDWWIERIRQNLLLFDLVRLDHFRAFAAYWEVPAGEKTAVNGKWAKTPGTHFFKIVKEEFPKMPLIAEDLGSLDEPVYRLLEKYNFPGMKVLHFAFGEEKKKNPYLPFNHSPHSIVYTGTHDNNTSKGWYKEADIEAREHLEKFSGTKVTGKNVNEVLHRLALSSVSKLAVIPMQDILGLGSEGLMNIPGSTEGNWTWRMEEGKLKPVLRKKLKALNELYGRKEIPKKKRRKK from the coding sequence ATGGAATTAGAAAGAAGTAGCGGAATTCTCCTGCATATTACCTCCCTGCCTTCTGCATTTGGCATTGGCGACCTGGGACCTGAGGCCTATAAATTCATTGATTTCCTGGCAGCATCGGGTAATACATACTGGCAGCTATTGCCTTTAAATCCTACTTATAAAAAATATAATCATTCGCCTTATAGCAGTGATTCTGCCTTTGCGGGGAATCCTCTCCTTATAAGCCCTGAAGATCTGGAGGATGAGGGATATCTAAATTTAAAGGATTTTACAGCTTCAGGCTTATCGGCTTCGGGAAAAACAGACTTTGAAAAGGCCAGGAAGTTTAAAGAAGAACTTTTGGATGCGGCCTTTTCTGCATTTAAAACTAAAAGAAAACCTGGAGCGTATTCTTCATTTGCCAGGACCCATTCCTACTGGCTGGAGGATTATGCGCTGTTTAGAGCTATATCAAAAGATCATACGAGTGCCTGGTCCACCTGGCCGGTAAGTTTAAGGGACCGTAAACCGGCAGCTATTAAAAAGGCTAAAGAAGAACTGAAAGAAGAAATAGAAAAGATTAAATTCATTCAATTCATCTTTTTCAGCCAGTGGAAAAAATTAATTACCTATGCTCATAAGAATGGCATAAAACTTATTGGAGATATTCCTTTCTATGTCACCCATGACAGTGCCGATATTTGGGCTCATCAATCTTATTTTAAACTGGACAGTGAGAAGGAGCCAAAATTTCTATCAGGTGTTCCTCCAGACTATTTCAGCAAAACAGGGCAATTATGGGGTACCCCTGTGTATGACTGGGAGATTCTAAAAACCAAAGGTTATGACTGGTGGATCGAACGAATAAGACAAAACTTACTGCTTTTTGATCTTGTAAGGCTGGATCATTTCAGGGCTTTTGCAGCTTACTGGGAGGTGCCTGCAGGTGAAAAAACAGCAGTTAACGGGAAATGGGCAAAAACGCCCGGAACCCACTTTTTTAAGATCGTTAAGGAGGAATTTCCAAAAATGCCCTTGATAGCTGAGGATCTTGGCTCTCTGGATGAGCCGGTATACAGGCTGCTGGAAAAATATAATTTTCCCGGTATGAAAGTGCTGCACTTTGCCTTTGGAGAAGAAAAAAAGAAAAATCCTTACCTGCCTTTTAATCATAGCCCCCATAGTATTGTTTACACCGGCACGCATGATAACAACACCAGCAAAGGCTGGTATAAAGAAGCAGATATAGAGGCCAGGGAGCACCTTGAAAAGTTTAGTGGCACAAAAGTTACCGGAAAGAATGTAAACGAGGTTCTTCATCGCCTGGCACTATCTTCTGTTTCTAAACTCGCTGTTATTCCAATGCAGGATATCCTGGGACTGGGCAGTGAAGGTTTAATGAATATCCCGGGTAGCACAGAGGGAAACTGGACGTGGAGAATGGAGGAGGGGAAATTGAAACCGGTTCTACGTAAAAAGCTAAAAGCACTAAATGAGCTTTACGGTCGTAAGGAGATCCCGAAAAAGAAAAGAAGGAAAAAATAA
- a CDS encoding carboxypeptidase-like regulatory domain-containing protein has product MKTKIKTLIHLPLLWMLPIVLLVSYPMVQAQQIQDQFNEYKGEVRDSQTGDAVSSAFLSLDGSNISTVTNTEGEFSLKIPVRITEGTVTVSNLGYKSKTISLEYFKKENTIIELDENFEELSEISVFTANDAKQLVQTMLSKTGDNYIDDPTLMTAFYREAIKTRWRNVSLAEAVVRIHKKPYTSMGKDDISLVKARKSADYKRLDTLALKLRGGPFNNLYSDVMKYPEYLFRPNELNDYTFSFDEPTRLNNRYLYVVNFEQINKELPWFFGKLFIDAQTSSLVKAVYELNVDNRNVASQMFVRKKPSGARVHPVNVQYEIDYRESDGKWYYGYGSAQLEFVVNWKRKLFNTKYTVNSEMAVTDWERRPEEKVKKDDTFLSQSVVMADDVSGFTDVRFWGENNIIEPDKSIQNAIEKIQRQIERSN; this is encoded by the coding sequence ATGAAAACAAAAATTAAAACTCTAATTCACTTACCTTTACTTTGGATGCTTCCCATTGTATTGCTGGTAAGCTACCCTATGGTGCAAGCACAGCAAATACAGGATCAATTCAACGAGTATAAAGGTGAAGTGCGCGACAGCCAAACAGGTGATGCAGTATCCTCTGCCTTCCTGTCCCTGGATGGATCTAACATCTCTACGGTAACCAATACCGAGGGAGAATTTTCCCTGAAAATTCCGGTAAGAATAACAGAGGGTACGGTTACGGTATCCAATCTGGGTTACAAAAGCAAGACCATTTCCCTGGAATATTTTAAAAAGGAAAATACTATCATTGAACTTGATGAAAACTTTGAAGAACTTTCAGAAATAAGTGTCTTTACTGCCAATGACGCCAAACAGCTTGTACAGACAATGCTTTCAAAAACCGGAGATAATTATATAGATGATCCCACCCTGATGACAGCCTTTTATAGAGAAGCTATAAAAACAAGATGGAGAAATGTCTCTCTTGCTGAAGCTGTTGTAAGGATCCATAAAAAACCTTACACCTCTATGGGAAAAGATGATATCTCCCTTGTAAAGGCAAGGAAGAGTGCCGATTATAAAAGGTTGGATACCCTCGCCCTTAAGTTAAGAGGTGGGCCTTTCAATAACCTTTACAGTGATGTAATGAAATATCCAGAATACCTGTTCAGGCCCAATGAACTCAATGATTATACCTTTAGCTTTGATGAACCAACCAGGCTAAATAATCGATATTTATATGTGGTTAATTTTGAGCAAATTAATAAAGAACTGCCATGGTTCTTTGGAAAGCTTTTTATAGATGCACAAACCTCTTCCCTGGTTAAAGCTGTTTATGAACTTAACGTTGATAACAGGAATGTTGCCAGCCAGATGTTCGTAAGGAAAAAACCTTCCGGGGCGCGGGTACATCCTGTAAATGTCCAATATGAAATAGATTATCGCGAGAGTGATGGTAAATGGTATTATGGATACGGTAGTGCACAATTGGAATTTGTTGTGAACTGGAAGCGTAAATTATTCAACACAAAATATACCGTTAACAGTGAAATGGCTGTTACAGACTGGGAAAGACGTCCTGAGGAAAAAGTTAAAAAAGATGACACTTTCCTAAGTCAAAGCGTTGTGATGGCAGATGATGTTTCAGGATTTACAGATGTAAGATTCTGGGGTGAGAATAACATCATTGAGCCCGATAAATCCATACAAAATGCCATTGAAAAGATCCAACGGCAAATTGAGAGAAGTAACTAA
- a CDS encoding class I SAM-dependent methyltransferase has protein sequence MKDNFSHSPKDYSQYRPKYPQELIEYLIQLVNNTGKLWDCGTGNGQLAAALAPYFERVEATDISRQQIAEAKQKENINYTAVPAERTNFPGSFFNLVTVAQAVHWFEFQDFYREVKRVLKPGGVICITGYGLIRANSQINEIVDDFYKNTVGPYWDVERKYLEQEYKTIPFPFEEINAPQFFIRYAWTLEQLLGYLRTWSAVSHFQRANHYDPVEKIAGPLRESFGEKAEVSFPLLLRVGRN, from the coding sequence ATGAAAGATAATTTCTCTCATAGTCCCAAGGATTATTCCCAATACAGGCCCAAATATCCTCAAGAACTAATTGAGTATTTGATTCAACTGGTTAATAACACGGGGAAGCTTTGGGATTGTGGAACAGGGAATGGACAACTCGCAGCCGCACTGGCACCTTATTTCGAGAGGGTAGAAGCCACAGATATTAGCAGGCAACAAATAGCAGAGGCTAAGCAGAAGGAAAATATTAATTATACTGCTGTTCCGGCTGAAAGAACAAATTTTCCAGGTTCATTTTTTAATCTTGTAACAGTAGCGCAGGCTGTACACTGGTTTGAGTTTCAGGATTTCTACAGGGAGGTAAAACGGGTGCTGAAACCCGGGGGAGTAATTTGTATTACCGGATACGGTTTAATTAGGGCAAATTCCCAAATCAATGAGATTGTAGACGACTTCTACAAAAATACCGTAGGCCCATACTGGGATGTAGAAAGAAAATACCTTGAACAGGAATATAAGACAATCCCCTTTCCTTTTGAAGAAATTAATGCTCCGCAATTTTTTATAAGGTATGCCTGGACCCTTGAGCAGCTTTTGGGGTATCTAAGAACATGGAGTGCCGTAAGCCATTTTCAACGTGCAAACCATTATGATCCTGTAGAGAAGATTGCCGGCCCCTTGCGAGAAAGTTTTGGGGAAAAAGCTGAAGTTTCTTTTCCGTTGCTGCTCAGGGTTGGCAGAAATTGA